A segment of the Erythrobacter sp. F6033 genome:
CCTTGATCAAAGGCCACACCGCGCGGGGTTCAACCGAAGATGAACTTGCCGAGCAACAATCGGCCAGCACACGCAAACACACCGAGGAATCGACCTACCGAAAAGACTGGCGGGTCAAGAAATAGCTACCGATAAAGGTTCGAGGTATCGCGCCGGTCTTTCCGATATCCAGTCGTGCGCAAATCTTCGAGCATCGCCTCGCGTTTGCGATCAGCCTGTGTCTGGACTTTGGGGGCTGCAGGCACAGGGGCTTCGGGTGAGCCATGTGATAACATGTTGATGGTCTTCATGTTTTCATCACGGATCAGGCCAGGAATCAACACCAGATCGGCAAGCAACCATGGGATAAGAACCAGCCACCCGATCACCGAAAGCGCCAATACCAGCTGCGCAATACCTGTCTTGGTTGAACCAGCGTAAAACCGGTGAACTCCGAAAAAGCCAAGGAAGAACCAAAGCAGATAGGCAATGCCCACCGACTTACGGTTTGCTTCAAACACCATTTGTTTATGCGCGCTGTCGTTCATAATTCGTCCCTGTAACGCTTCTGTTCTTGGGCGGATGATGATCTGGGCGCAAGCTTCAATTGCCGATCATCGACGAAACGCCAAACCTTGTCGGCACACGCATTGCGCCAGACTGATAATTGCCTCTTGAGGGGATCGAAGCTTTCGACTAGAGGACGGCTCCGCTTCGAAAGAGGCGATCAGAAATGGGCCGGCTTAGCTCAGTTGGTAGAGCAGTTGATTTGTAATCATCAGGCCACGCGTTCGAATCGTGTAGCCGGCACCATTTCTATTTTCCCACTCCATAGTTGCTCCCGCCACTAGCTGGTTTGTCTAATCTTCTGCCATACGCTAGTTAAGTTGCAAATGACGACTTAACTGGAGCGCGAGATGGGCACCGAACTGAATACCCCGCTGACACTTCCGTGCGGGGCCGTAATGCCCAATCGTATCGCCAAGGGCGCGATGACAGAGGGGTTGGCCACACCTGACGGTCGCCCAACTCCCGAACTTGAGCGGCTTTACGGCATTTGGGCCGATGGCGGCGCGGGTATGTTGCTGACCGGCAATATCATCATCGACAAGGATCACCTCGAGCGGCCGGGAAATGTCGTGATCGACCGCGAGCCACACGCCGACATGGCCGAGCGGCTTGCGAGTTGGGCCAAAGCAGGCACGCGCGCCGGCAACCATTTGTGGGCGCAGATCAGCCATGGCGGGCGACAAACGCAGAAGCTGGTGAACCCGAATCCCAAATCATCATCCGATGTGGCTTTGGCTTTGCCTGGCGGGCAGTTTGGGAAGCCCACACCGCTTACGAAAGAAGAAATTGCCGATCTGGTGAACCGCTGGGCAATCGCAGCGAAGGCTTGCAAAGACGCGGGATTTACCGGCGTGCAAGTCCACGGTGCACATGGCTATCTGATCTCACAATTCCTCAGCCCGCGAGTTAACCTTCGAACCGATGAATATGGCGGAAGTCTGGAAAATCGTGCGCGTTTCCTGCTTGAGGCCGTTTCCGCAGTTCGCATTGCTGTCGGAGCAGATTTCCCGATCTCTGTTAAATTGAACAGCGCCGACTTCCAGAAGGGTGGTTTCGCGTTTGAAGACAGCATAGCTGTGGTGAAATGGCTTGAGGCCGCCTCTGTCGACCTGATCGAAATTTCAGGCGGCACCTATGAACAACCCAAATTGATGGGCGTTGAGGGAATGGAGGAAGAAGAGGTTCAGAATGTCGCCCCTTCGACTGCCGCTCGCGAGGCCTACTTTGTTGACTTTGCCAAGGCTATGCAGGCCGAAGTGAACGTCCCGCTGATGGTGACCGGCGGTTTCCGCAGCCGCGCAGCGATGGAGCAAGCGTTGGACATGGGGGCCGCCGATGTGATCGGATTGGGCCGCCCGATGTGCCTGAAAACGGATGCTCCACAACAGTTGATGGACGGGCTAGACGCCCTTCCGCGCTATGAGGACAATCTTGATTTGATCCCAAGCTGGCTTGGCTTTCTGAAACGCCTGCAAATGATGAAGGCGCTCAACGGCTTTGCGGGCATTTACTGGTTTTACGAACAGCTTTGGATGCTTGGCCATGAAGGGCGCGTGGATGAAAGCTATCCAGTGTTCAAAGCCTTCCGCGCTGTCGAAGCCCGCAACAAAGCGATTATGAAAGCGCGTCGCTAGCCCTGACTAACCACGCCCGCGATAGCTGGCTACGCCTTGATCAGGCACCCAAAGATCGGCGGGCGGAGCGCCTGTTTGCCAGAACACGTCAATCGGAATGCCGCCACGCGGATACCAATATCCGCCGATGCGAAGCCAGTGCGGCTTCATTTCCTCAGCGAGCCTCTGACCAATCCCAACCGTCACGTCTTCATGGAAACCATTGTGATTGCGGAAGCTGCCAAGAAACAGCTTGAGGCTTTTCGACTCAACTATCGTCTCGTTCGGTGCGTAGTCGATGACCAGATGCGCAAAATCGGGCTGGTCGGTGACCGGACAAAGCGAGGTAAATTCGGGCGCCGAAAAGCGGACCAGATACATTGATCCTTTGCGCGGATTGGGCACGTAATCGAGTTGCGCCTCTTCCGGTGATCGGGGAAGCGGCGTGTCTTTGCCGAGAAATGCTGGCTTGGGGTCGTTTTCGGGTGTGCTTTCCATGCCGCGCTGTTGCCGCGAAAGTGCAGGATACGCAAGCGGGGAACTGGACTGTCGCGCAGCAATATCTATGTCGGGCTCCGGCCAGACCCCGTAGGCCGACCGTTAATGTAGCCGATTGTACAAGACCCGCACCATGCGCGCTCCGACACGTTCACCTTTGTTTTCCAGAGCACCACTTTTGTGGTCAGCTGCGCTAGCCCTTGCTACGTCAACGGCATTGGCGACGACGCTTTCCGCTCAGGAAAGCCCACCCGAGTTCTCTCTGCCCGATCCCACTCCGACGGCGACGCCAACGGGAGCGCCGCAGGGTCCAGTGGATGTGCGCAGCGGTGTGCCAATTGGGCCCCGGCGTATCCAGCCGCCAGTGGCAACTCCTACGGAGGCAGCACCCCCGACTCCTTCGCCGACCGAAACAGCTCCATCGCCGGACGCAGCAACATCAACTCCAGAAGTTGCAACAGAGAATACAGCTCCGGCCGAGCGGACCGCATCTGATCCTACTATCCGAACGCAGGCTCAAACACGAACGCCGCCGACGGTGGTGAGTTCGCCTTCCCCCCAAATACAAACCGATCAAACCGCCAGCCCAGACCCTGCCGAAGACGCGCAGCCAGGCTTCGATGACAATAGCCTTTCTCCAAGTGAGCGGATTGATCCCGCTGGTCCGGCTGCTGCTGCCGCGAGCAGCACAAATCAGAGCACAATCGGTACAGGCGGCTGGTTCGGGTCGCCGCAAATGTTTGGCGCGCTAGCGGCTCTTATAGCGCTCTTGGGAGGGATC
Coding sequences within it:
- a CDS encoding TM2 domain-containing protein, coding for MNDSAHKQMVFEANRKSVGIAYLLWFFLGFFGVHRFYAGSTKTGIAQLVLALSVIGWLVLIPWLLADLVLIPGLIRDENMKTINMLSHGSPEAPVPAAPKVQTQADRKREAMLEDLRTTGYRKDRRDTSNLYR
- a CDS encoding NADH:flavin oxidoreductase/NADH oxidase family protein, giving the protein MGTELNTPLTLPCGAVMPNRIAKGAMTEGLATPDGRPTPELERLYGIWADGGAGMLLTGNIIIDKDHLERPGNVVIDREPHADMAERLASWAKAGTRAGNHLWAQISHGGRQTQKLVNPNPKSSSDVALALPGGQFGKPTPLTKEEIADLVNRWAIAAKACKDAGFTGVQVHGAHGYLISQFLSPRVNLRTDEYGGSLENRARFLLEAVSAVRIAVGADFPISVKLNSADFQKGGFAFEDSIAVVKWLEAASVDLIEISGGTYEQPKLMGVEGMEEEEVQNVAPSTAAREAYFVDFAKAMQAEVNVPLMVTGGFRSRAAMEQALDMGAADVIGLGRPMCLKTDAPQQLMDGLDALPRYEDNLDLIPSWLGFLKRLQMMKALNGFAGIYWFYEQLWMLGHEGRVDESYPVFKAFRAVEARNKAIMKARR
- the queF gene encoding preQ(1) synthase, which codes for MESTPENDPKPAFLGKDTPLPRSPEEAQLDYVPNPRKGSMYLVRFSAPEFTSLCPVTDQPDFAHLVIDYAPNETIVESKSLKLFLGSFRNHNGFHEDVTVGIGQRLAEEMKPHWLRIGGYWYPRGGIPIDVFWQTGAPPADLWVPDQGVASYRGRG